In Onychostoma macrolepis isolate SWU-2019 chromosome 14, ASM1243209v1, whole genome shotgun sequence, a single window of DNA contains:
- the ergic1 gene encoding endoplasmic reticulum-Golgi intermediate compartment protein 1 isoform X1, with translation MTFDVRRFDIYRKVPKDLTQPTYTGAFISICCCIFMLFLFLSELTGFIATEIVNELYVDDPDKDSGGKIDVSLNISLPNLHCDLVGLDIQDEMGRHEVGHIENSMKVPLNNGHGCRFEGEFSINKVPGNFHVSTHSATAQPQSPDMTHIIHKLAFGEKLQVQHVQGAFNALGGANKLQSNALASHDYILKIVPTVYEDLGGKQRFSYQYTVANKEYVAYSHTGRIIPAIWFRYDLSPITVKYTERRQPFYRFITTICAIIGGTFTVAGIIDSCIFTASEAWKKIQIGKMS, from the exons ATGACTTTCGATGTGCGGAG GTTCGATATCTACAGGAAAGTGCCCAAAGATCTTACCCAGCCCACCTATACTGGAGCTTTCA TTTCAATATGCTGCTGCATCTTCATGTTGTTCCTCTTTCTCTCAGAACTGACGGGATTCATCGCTACAGAAAT AGTAAATGAACTGTATGTGGATGACCCCGATAAGGACAGTGGGGGGAAGATAGATGTGAGTTTAAACATCAGTTTGCCAAACTTACACTGTGATT TGGTGGGTTTGGACATCCAGGATGAGATGGGGCGGCATGAAGTGGGCCACATAGAGAATTCAATGAAAGTGCCTCTAAACAATGGTCACGGGTGCCGCTTTGAAGGGGAGTTCAGTATTAATAAA GTTCCAGGAAACTTTCATGTGTCAACACACAGTGCGACTGCTCAGCCTCAGAGCCCTGATATGACCCACATCATCCACAAACTCGCCTTTGGGGAGAAGCTTCAG GTGCAGCATGTCCAGGGGGCTTTTAATGCATTGGGTGGAGCCAACAAACTTCAGTCCAATG cTTTAGCATCTCACGATTACATTCTCAAGATCGTCCCTACAGTTTATGAGGACCTGGGAGGGAAGCAGAGATTTTCCTACCAGTACACCGTGGCAAACAAG GAGTATGTGGCATACAGCCATACGGGACGCATCATCCCCGCAATATGGTTTCGCTATGACCTGAGTCCAATCACAGTGAAATACACAGAGAGGAGACAGCCGTTCTACCGCTTCATCACTACT ATTTGCGCTATCATCGGCGGGACGTTCACAGTGGCCGGCATCATTGACTCCTGCATATTCACGGCCTCTGAAGCCTGGAAGAAAATCCAGATTGGGAAAATGTCATGA
- the ergic1 gene encoding endoplasmic reticulum-Golgi intermediate compartment protein 1 isoform X2, producing the protein MCGVSICCCIFMLFLFLSELTGFIATEIVNELYVDDPDKDSGGKIDVSLNISLPNLHCDLVGLDIQDEMGRHEVGHIENSMKVPLNNGHGCRFEGEFSINKVPGNFHVSTHSATAQPQSPDMTHIIHKLAFGEKLQVQHVQGAFNALGGANKLQSNALASHDYILKIVPTVYEDLGGKQRFSYQYTVANKEYVAYSHTGRIIPAIWFRYDLSPITVKYTERRQPFYRFITTICAIIGGTFTVAGIIDSCIFTASEAWKKIQIGKMS; encoded by the exons ATGTGCGGAG TTTCAATATGCTGCTGCATCTTCATGTTGTTCCTCTTTCTCTCAGAACTGACGGGATTCATCGCTACAGAAAT AGTAAATGAACTGTATGTGGATGACCCCGATAAGGACAGTGGGGGGAAGATAGATGTGAGTTTAAACATCAGTTTGCCAAACTTACACTGTGATT TGGTGGGTTTGGACATCCAGGATGAGATGGGGCGGCATGAAGTGGGCCACATAGAGAATTCAATGAAAGTGCCTCTAAACAATGGTCACGGGTGCCGCTTTGAAGGGGAGTTCAGTATTAATAAA GTTCCAGGAAACTTTCATGTGTCAACACACAGTGCGACTGCTCAGCCTCAGAGCCCTGATATGACCCACATCATCCACAAACTCGCCTTTGGGGAGAAGCTTCAG GTGCAGCATGTCCAGGGGGCTTTTAATGCATTGGGTGGAGCCAACAAACTTCAGTCCAATG cTTTAGCATCTCACGATTACATTCTCAAGATCGTCCCTACAGTTTATGAGGACCTGGGAGGGAAGCAGAGATTTTCCTACCAGTACACCGTGGCAAACAAG GAGTATGTGGCATACAGCCATACGGGACGCATCATCCCCGCAATATGGTTTCGCTATGACCTGAGTCCAATCACAGTGAAATACACAGAGAGGAGACAGCCGTTCTACCGCTTCATCACTACT ATTTGCGCTATCATCGGCGGGACGTTCACAGTGGCCGGCATCATTGACTCCTGCATATTCACGGCCTCTGAAGCCTGGAAGAAAATCCAGATTGGGAAAATGTCATGA